One segment of Dolichospermum sp. DET69 DNA contains the following:
- a CDS encoding GerMN domain-containing protein, whose translation MNNQQRTNRISAGVVAAISATVVAVSGGVAWFSNQTPDLTTPGNSSQTIKQPIKQSTTQQGNEQTASIYWLRSQENRLDLVPQPFKVAATQPNQVLEAAFKTLLTGPTEGTDSTTIPQGTQLLGLKTENNDVHVNLSEHFTTGGGSTSMMGRVGQVVYTATSLNPQAKVYIEVNGKPLEVLGGEGVELLQPLTRESFQKNYPL comes from the coding sequence ATGAATAACCAACAAAGAACTAACAGGATTTCTGCCGGTGTGGTAGCAGCTATTTCCGCAACAGTGGTAGCGGTAAGCGGTGGTGTGGCTTGGTTTTCTAACCAGACTCCTGATCTCACCACACCTGGCAACTCCTCCCAAACCATTAAACAGCCCATCAAGCAATCAACAACCCAACAAGGTAATGAACAGACTGCTAGTATATATTGGCTCAGATCCCAGGAGAATCGCCTTGATTTAGTTCCCCAACCCTTTAAAGTTGCTGCTACCCAACCCAACCAAGTTTTAGAAGCAGCATTTAAAACTTTATTAACAGGTCCAACTGAAGGCACAGACTCTACCACTATTCCCCAGGGTACTCAACTATTGGGACTAAAAACAGAAAACAATGATGTTCATGTGAATTTATCTGAACACTTTACCACTGGTGGAGGTAGCACCTCCATGATGGGGCGTGTGGGACAAGTTGTATATACTGCTACTAGTTTAAATCCTCAAGCCAAAGTATATATTGAAGTTAATGGCAAACCTTTAGAAGTTTTAGGGGGTGAAGGTGTGGAACTATTACAACCACTCACCCGCGAAAGTTTTCAGAAAAATTATCCGCTTTAG
- a CDS encoding peptidylprolyl isomerase yields MLNLLKSWVKNSLKVILLLTIFLGISTAGWTSTSNAGLPAGNAITDGKALLRYALPINNQPVRKLQASLEDISNQLRANKRWSAVNNDLKQASRILDKPSQILASVPEERQPQAEAWMTELKSGITELQEVVKTKQKEPILDGRAKLLNLVSLLEESMVKEFPFEVPVEYSNLPQLKGRATIAFKTSKGDLTVVVDGYSAPVTAGNFVDLVQRGFYNGLEFTRSEESYFLQTGDPVGKEVGFIDPQTGKYRAIPLEILVEGEKEPTYGTTLEEAGRYLDMPVLPFSSFGALVMARPENEPNGGSSQIFFFLFEPELTPAGRNLLDGRYSVFGYLTEGREILDKLKAGDKIESATVVKGVENLIQPQAT; encoded by the coding sequence ATGTTGAACTTATTAAAGTCTTGGGTGAAGAACAGCCTAAAGGTAATATTGCTATTAACAATATTTTTAGGCATAAGTACGGCTGGGTGGACTTCCACTAGTAATGCTGGCTTACCAGCGGGGAACGCAATCACTGACGGTAAGGCTTTGTTGCGCTATGCACTGCCGATAAATAATCAACCTGTACGTAAACTGCAAGCTAGTTTGGAGGATATTTCTAACCAACTGCGGGCAAATAAGCGATGGAGCGCAGTTAATAATGACCTCAAGCAAGCATCGCGGATACTCGATAAACCTTCTCAAATATTAGCAAGCGTTCCGGAAGAACGCCAACCTCAAGCCGAAGCTTGGATGACTGAATTGAAATCTGGCATCACAGAACTGCAAGAAGTAGTTAAAACTAAACAAAAAGAACCTATTCTTGACGGAAGAGCCAAATTACTCAATCTTGTCAGCTTGTTAGAAGAATCAATGGTGAAGGAATTCCCCTTTGAAGTTCCGGTTGAGTACAGTAATTTACCCCAACTCAAGGGCCGCGCTACTATTGCTTTCAAAACTAGTAAAGGTGATCTCACTGTAGTTGTAGACGGCTATAGCGCCCCTGTTACCGCTGGTAATTTCGTAGATTTAGTACAAAGAGGTTTTTATAACGGTTTAGAATTCACCCGTTCGGAAGAATCTTACTTCCTCCAAACCGGAGATCCTGTTGGTAAGGAAGTCGGTTTTATTGATCCTCAAACTGGCAAATATCGGGCTATTCCTTTAGAAATTTTGGTCGAAGGCGAAAAAGAACCAACCTACGGTACTACTCTCGAAGAAGCTGGGCGTTATTTAGATATGCCGGTTTTGCCTTTTTCGTCTTTTGGTGCGTTAGTCATGGCACGTCCAGAAAATGAACCTAATGGTGGTTCTTCTCAGATTTTCTTCTTTCTGTTTGAACCAGAACTTACTCCAGCAGGACGCAATCTTTTAGATGGTCGTTATTCTGTATTTGGTTATCTTACTGAAGGGAGAGAGATTTTAGATAAACTCAAAGCTGGTGACAAAATCGAATCAGCAACTGTTGTTAAAGGCGTAGAAAATTTAATTCAGCCTCAAGCAACATAG
- a CDS encoding thiamine-phosphate kinase, producing MNNNLSSLRVRDIGEQGLLEKLQRFCPPDIIGDDAAVLETLPNQSLIVTTDMLIDGVHFSDVTTSPEDAGWRAAAANLSDLAAMGANPVGITVGLGLPPDVTVNWVERLYQGMTECLSKYHVKIVGGDIVRSPITTLAITAFGQAHPDFIIRRATAQPEDVIVVTGTHGGSRGGLELLLHPEIGQHLKVEQKQALITAHQRPNPRLDVISILKEIIISPVPISISGMDSSDGLADAVLQICRASKVGAVIESSKIPLPSAFEEWLTPEKALEYALYGGEDFELVLCLPLEPALKLVQKLGTGAAIIGTITPSSTVILHHKKAEIPNQVLSLSQGFQHFGQ from the coding sequence ATGAATAATAATTTATCTTCCCTGCGAGTTCGAGATATTGGTGAACAAGGTCTTTTAGAAAAATTACAACGCTTTTGTCCACCGGATATAATTGGTGATGATGCCGCAGTTTTGGAAACCTTACCAAATCAATCTTTAATAGTCACTACAGATATGCTCATTGACGGCGTGCATTTTAGTGATGTTACCACCTCTCCAGAGGATGCAGGTTGGCGGGCTGCGGCGGCTAATTTGTCCGATTTAGCAGCAATGGGAGCGAATCCGGTGGGCATAACTGTGGGACTAGGTTTACCACCAGATGTAACTGTAAATTGGGTAGAGCGACTATATCAGGGCATGACAGAATGTTTATCAAAATATCATGTCAAGATAGTTGGTGGTGATATAGTGCGATCGCCTATTACCACTTTAGCAATTACCGCCTTTGGTCAAGCTCACCCCGATTTTATTATTCGTCGTGCTACTGCTCAACCAGAAGATGTAATAGTCGTCACAGGGACTCATGGCGGTTCGCGTGGCGGCTTAGAATTGCTCTTACACCCCGAAATTGGACAACACCTCAAAGTTGAACAAAAACAGGCTCTCATCACCGCTCACCAACGCCCCAACCCCCGTTTAGATGTAATATCCATCCTCAAGGAAATTATTATATCCCCCGTCCCTATTTCTATCTCCGGTATGGATAGCAGCGACGGTTTAGCAGATGCAGTATTACAAATTTGCCGAGCCAGTAAAGTTGGTGCAGTTATAGAATCTAGTAAAATACCCTTACCATCAGCCTTTGAAGAGTGGCTAACACCAGAAAAAGCATTAGAATATGCCCTCTATGGTGGGGAAGATTTTGAATTAGTCCTGTGTTTACCACTAGAACCTGCATTAAAATTAGTGCAAAAACTAGGCACAGGTGCAGCCATAATCGGCACAATTACCCCAAGCTCAACAGTAATTCTCCACCATAAAAAAGCAGAAATCCCCAACCAAGTTCTCAGTCTCAGTCAGGGATTCCAACATTTTGGTCAGTAG
- a CDS encoding Uma2 family endonuclease yields MVVTASTQKITWELLPEDFVLEDEPVDNVNQPSLAAALTESLQLAGKLPETALATTNYGICTTVNDKLVIKAPDWAYIPKITVPREQVQRSYTPHKQGEIPVVVMEFLSDSNGSEYSSKRTFPPGKWFFYEEVLQVANYLIFAPDTGIIEVHRLQESGKYQLRSPDENNRYWLGEMDLFIGVWSGKRENRDGYWLRWWDKEGNLLLWGFESVEKERREKQQERREKEAALQRLAELEKRLRDAGIEG; encoded by the coding sequence ATGGTTGTCACTGCTTCGACCCAGAAGATTACCTGGGAACTCTTACCTGAAGACTTTGTTTTAGAAGATGAACCTGTGGATAATGTCAATCAACCCTCTTTGGCTGCGGCACTGACGGAAAGCCTACAACTAGCAGGAAAACTGCCAGAAACAGCCCTGGCTACAACTAACTATGGCATTTGTACTACAGTTAATGACAAACTTGTCATCAAAGCACCTGATTGGGCTTACATACCGAAAATTACCGTACCTAGAGAGCAAGTACAACGTAGCTATACTCCTCACAAACAGGGGGAAATTCCTGTTGTGGTGATGGAATTTCTTTCTGATTCAAATGGGAGTGAATATTCTAGTAAACGGACTTTTCCTCCTGGTAAATGGTTTTTTTATGAAGAAGTTTTACAAGTAGCAAATTACCTGATTTTTGCTCCTGATACGGGTATTATAGAAGTACATCGTTTACAGGAGTCAGGAAAATACCAACTACGTTCCCCTGATGAAAATAACCGTTACTGGTTAGGGGAAATGGATTTATTTATTGGTGTGTGGTCAGGAAAGCGAGAAAACCGTGATGGTTATTGGTTGCGGTGGTGGGATAAAGAGGGTAATTTACTATTGTGGGGGTTTGAGTCAGTTGAGAAAGAACGACGTGAAAAGCAACAAGAACGACGGGAAAAGGAGGCTGCTTTACAACGTTTAGCCGAGTTGGAGAAACGATTGCGAGATGCAGGAATTGAGGGTTAA
- a CDS encoding type I restriction endonuclease subunit R — MVSTVGITDTIKSLSDLQTRCHLHQAEDENFFNEWLTDLPQLNPQEKSGVTRIKQRYDYHRLDGLLLKGTINLLVVSPLLELAGFLDSPYRIRSPYGINLEIEEPEETIRGFIDVLVVQEKLWIFVVESKRNSIPVVAAIPQLLAYMLTTPHRDKSVFGMATNGDEFIFIKLAIIDKPEYEVSRTFSLFPRRHELAEVLQILKRLGEAVVA, encoded by the coding sequence ATGGTTTCTACCGTTGGCATCACAGACACCATTAAAAGCTTGAGTGATTTACAAACTCGTTGTCACTTACACCAAGCAGAAGATGAAAACTTTTTTAACGAATGGTTGACAGACTTACCCCAACTCAACCCACAAGAAAAATCAGGTGTTACTCGCATCAAACAGCGTTATGATTATCATCGCCTTGATGGTCTATTATTAAAAGGGACAATTAATCTTTTAGTAGTTTCGCCACTTTTGGAACTTGCAGGGTTTCTAGATTCACCTTACCGAATTCGTTCACCCTATGGCATAAATTTAGAAATTGAAGAACCAGAGGAAACAATTCGCGGTTTTATTGATGTCCTAGTTGTCCAAGAAAAACTTTGGATTTTTGTGGTTGAATCTAAACGAAATAGCATTCCAGTTGTCGCAGCAATACCGCAATTATTAGCCTATATGTTAACTACTCCCCACCGGGATAAATCTGTATTTGGTATGGCTACAAATGGCGATGAATTTATATTTATAAAACTAGCTATCATAGATAAACCTGAATATGAAGTATCACGCACATTTTCCCTGTTTCCTCGACGACATGAATTAGCTGAAGTTTTGCAAATTTTAAAACGATTAGGAGAAGCTGTTGTAGCTTAA
- a CDS encoding LysR family transcriptional regulator, protein MTNPKLPDDHKWSNWDQLELCHLKYAIAVNDKQGFTNAAAYLEIDQGFLSKQIKWLEKKIGFQIFDRNQRPLKLTDAGNEFLQAARQILHQVEQSIELGQRFSRGEKGRLNIGINTSIANSKLPDILRAFNEKFPEVELMLQELASYEQIDKLRNQKLDLGFFHLHNLHNINNDNDNVFTFIPVLQESLVIVLPENHRFARRTSISLAALANEQFILPPISLAALANEQFILPPNNLLYNLREQINGLCLDAGFKPKVKQEAAWISTVLSLVAGGMGISLLPANVQNLQRNGVIYRSIEGQLPVLEIVAVWRSDNVSIILKNFLEVISNLA, encoded by the coding sequence ATGACTAACCCCAAACTGCCCGATGATCATAAATGGTCGAATTGGGATCAACTCGAACTGTGTCATCTGAAATATGCGATCGCTGTAAATGATAAACAGGGATTTACCAACGCTGCTGCATATTTGGAAATCGATCAGGGATTTCTGAGTAAGCAAATAAAGTGGCTGGAAAAAAAAATTGGATTTCAAATATTTGACCGTAACCAGCGCCCGTTAAAATTAACAGATGCTGGCAATGAATTTTTGCAAGCAGCCCGTCAAATTCTCCATCAGGTTGAACAATCAATTGAATTAGGTCAACGATTCAGTCGTGGTGAGAAAGGACGATTAAATATAGGAATCAATACCTCCATTGCCAATAGTAAACTACCCGACATTCTCAGAGCATTTAACGAGAAATTTCCCGAAGTAGAATTGATGTTACAGGAACTAGCTTCTTATGAGCAAATTGACAAATTGCGAAACCAAAAACTTGATTTAGGTTTCTTTCATTTGCATAATTTGCATAATATTAATAACGATAATGATAATGTTTTTACTTTTATACCTGTTCTTCAAGAATCGCTGGTCATTGTTTTACCTGAAAACCATCGTTTTGCAAGACGAACTAGTATTTCACTTGCAGCACTGGCAAATGAGCAATTTATTCTCCCACCTATTTCACTTGCAGCACTGGCAAATGAGCAATTTATTCTCCCACCAAATAACCTGTTATATAATTTACGTGAGCAAATTAATGGTCTTTGTCTGGATGCAGGTTTTAAGCCAAAAGTTAAACAAGAAGCTGCATGGATATCAACCGTTCTGAGTTTAGTTGCAGGTGGAATGGGAATTTCACTACTTCCAGCTAATGTACAAAATTTGCAACGAAATGGTGTAATCTATCGTTCTATAGAAGGACAATTACCAGTATTAGAAATTGTTGCTGTTTGGCGAAGTGATAATGTATCTATAATTTTGAAAAATTTCCTGGAAGTTATTTCTAATTTAGCCTAA
- a CDS encoding Uma2 family endonuclease: MVTTLVKNLSFEEYLNYDDGLGLKYELVDGQLEIINPPRIEHFLIVNFLDTTLTTEIKRLTLHWLCFRETGVRTSRNKSRLSDLCVVTLEDAKELQNTSAIFQSPPLLIVEVVSPESVKRDYRYKRSEYAALGVSEYWIVDPLENKISILFLEEGLYEDTVFTANEKIISRTFPELNITVEQIFNAGNLG; this comes from the coding sequence ATGGTAACAACATTAGTAAAAAACCTCTCCTTTGAGGAATACTTAAACTATGATGATGGACTTGGTTTGAAGTATGAACTGGTTGATGGACAGTTAGAAATTATCAACCCACCAAGAATTGAACATTTCTTGATTGTCAATTTTCTTGATACAACATTAACAACGGAAATAAAGCGTTTAACTCTGCATTGGCTGTGTTTTCGGGAAACTGGGGTGAGAACAAGTAGAAACAAATCGCGGTTGAGTGATTTGTGTGTAGTAACCCTAGAAGATGCAAAGGAATTACAAAATACTTCTGCTATATTTCAATCACCACCATTATTGATTGTAGAAGTGGTTAGTCCAGAATCGGTAAAAAGAGATTATCGTTATAAACGGTCGGAATATGCAGCTTTAGGAGTTTCTGAATATTGGATTGTCGATCCTTTAGAGAATAAGATTTCTATTTTATTTCTGGAAGAAGGATTATATGAAGATACGGTATTTACTGCTAATGAAAAAATTATATCGCGGACTTTTCCTGAATTGAATATTACAGTTGAGCAGATATTCAATGCAGGTAATTTAGGGTAA
- a CDS encoding SUMF1/EgtB/PvdO family nonheme iron enzyme, translating to MSQCLNPECLQQNSPKTILCQSCGSKIVLQERYRGIRVIGEGGFGRTFLAVDEQRLDTPCVIKQFLPQQSGSSALKKATELFEQEAIRLKDLGKHPHIPDLLAFFPQEGRLYLIQEFIEGQNLLNELRQKGTFSESEVKKVLTELLQILQFVHNNKIIHRDIKPENIIKSSQTGALFLIDFGVSKEVGSNVLTKLGTITGTPGYAPPEQFRGMVFPNSDIYSLAVTCIRLLTGYLQRTDGTDPLFDSMNMQWLWKKYISVSYDLETVLDKMLQDLPINRFQSATEVLSALQTPHNSPTIIPPSYSQQISTTIIYPTQPILFRDNLGNDLFLEMVAIPGGIFLMGSPAGEGYKNEKLQHEVTISPFYMGKFPITQAQWERIASLPKINIDLKVKPSYFQGANLPVEKVSWLDAQEFYGRLGEYTGKMYRLPSEAEWEYACRANTTTPFYFGETITTDLVNHHNKYGQTTDVGKFTPNDFGLYDMHGNVWEWCEDAWYKDYTNAPNDGSAWIGDDNKRILRGGSWFQDSENCRCAYRNYIIAGANNYGSGFRVACSSG from the coding sequence ATGAGTCAGTGTCTTAACCCCGAATGTCTACAGCAAAATTCACCAAAAACTATCCTTTGTCAATCATGTGGCAGTAAAATAGTGCTGCAAGAACGGTATCGTGGTATCCGTGTTATTGGTGAAGGTGGTTTTGGGAGAACCTTTTTAGCAGTAGACGAACAAAGATTAGATACACCTTGTGTCATTAAGCAATTTTTACCACAACAATCAGGCAGTAGTGCGCTAAAAAAAGCCACAGAGTTATTTGAACAAGAAGCAATTAGACTAAAAGATTTAGGCAAGCATCCGCATATTCCAGATTTACTCGCATTCTTTCCCCAAGAAGGCAGACTTTATCTAATTCAGGAATTTATCGAAGGTCAAAATTTATTAAATGAATTACGACAAAAGGGAACATTTAGCGAATCTGAAGTTAAAAAAGTATTAACTGAATTATTACAGATTTTACAATTTGTTCACAATAATAAAATAATTCATAGAGATATTAAACCAGAAAATATTATTAAAAGTTCTCAAACAGGTGCTTTATTCCTGATTGATTTTGGAGTTTCTAAAGAAGTAGGTAGCAATGTTCTCACCAAACTGGGAACGATTACAGGTACACCTGGTTATGCACCACCAGAACAATTTCGCGGCATGGTTTTTCCTAATAGCGATATTTATAGTTTAGCTGTAACTTGTATTAGATTATTAACGGGATATTTACAAAGAACAGATGGTACTGATCCACTATTTGATTCAATGAATATGCAGTGGTTGTGGAAAAAATATATCTCTGTGAGTTATGACTTAGAAACAGTATTAGATAAAATGCTGCAAGACTTACCCATAAATCGCTTTCAGTCTGCAACAGAAGTTTTATCAGCATTGCAAACACCACATAATTCACCAACAATTATTCCTCCTAGTTACTCCCAGCAAATTTCCACAACTATTATTTACCCAACACAACCCATACTGTTTAGAGACAATTTAGGAAATGATTTATTTTTGGAGATGGTAGCTATTCCGGGAGGAATATTCCTGATGGGTTCACCAGCAGGAGAGGGATATAAAAATGAAAAACTCCAACATGAAGTCACAATTTCACCTTTCTACATGGGAAAATTCCCTATTACTCAAGCACAATGGGAAAGAATAGCAAGTTTACCTAAAATCAACATAGATTTAAAAGTCAAACCCTCATATTTTCAAGGTGCGAATCTGCCAGTGGAAAAAGTGTCATGGTTGGATGCCCAGGAATTTTATGGTAGGTTGGGGGAATATACGGGTAAGATGTATCGCTTACCTAGTGAGGCTGAATGGGAATATGCCTGTAGAGCCAACACCACAACTCCATTTTATTTTGGTGAAACCATCACTACAGATTTAGTTAATCATCACAACAAATATGGACAAACCACAGACGTAGGAAAATTTACCCCTAATGATTTTGGTTTATATGATATGCACGGTAATGTGTGGGAATGGTGCGAAGATGCTTGGTATAAAGATTATACAAACGCACCTAATGATGGTAGTGCTTGGATTGGCGACGATAATAAACGCATATTACGCGGTGGTTCTTGGTTCCAAGATTCTGAAAACTGCCGTTGTGCCTATCGTAACTATATAATTGCTGGCGCTAACAACTACGGTAGTGGTTTTCGAGTCGCGTGTTCTTCCGGGTGA
- the accB gene encoding acetyl-CoA carboxylase biotin carboxyl carrier protein — translation MTLDFNEIRQLLVTIAQTDIAEVTLKNNEFELTVRKAVSFSNNAQGTVSGVVNAGVTQLVSTALPGSMSEGGMTNKVVDNSVAQPAHSSSPINQKLVEVPSPMVGTFYRSPAPGEAAFVEVGDRVKAGQSVCIIEAMKLMNEIEAEVSGQVMEILLQNGEPVEYGQPLMRINPD, via the coding sequence GTGACATTAGACTTTAATGAAATCCGTCAGCTATTAGTAACTATTGCCCAAACAGATATTGCGGAAGTTACCCTCAAAAATAATGAATTTGAGCTAACAGTCCGGAAAGCTGTCAGTTTTAGCAATAATGCCCAAGGAACGGTTAGTGGTGTGGTAAATGCTGGTGTCACCCAGTTGGTATCTACAGCGTTACCAGGTTCCATGTCTGAGGGGGGCATGACAAATAAGGTTGTGGATAATTCGGTAGCACAACCTGCTCATTCTTCTTCACCAATTAATCAAAAATTGGTTGAAGTACCATCACCAATGGTGGGGACATTTTACCGCTCTCCAGCACCAGGAGAAGCGGCATTTGTGGAAGTGGGCGATCGCGTCAAAGCTGGTCAAAGTGTATGTATCATTGAAGCCATGAAGCTGATGAACGAAATTGAAGCCGAAGTCTCTGGACAAGTGATGGAAATTTTACTTCAAAATGGTGAACCGGTGGAATATGGTCAACCTTTAATGAGAATTAACCCTGATTAA
- the efp gene encoding elongation factor P, with translation MISSNDFRPGVSIVLDGSVWRVIDFLHVKPGKGSAFVRTTLKNVQSGKQLEKTFRAGESLPQATLEKLTMQHTYKEGDEFIFMDMETYEEGRLTTQQIGDRVKYLKEGMEVNVIRWGEQVLEVELPNSVVLEIVETDPGVKGDTATGGTKPAKLETGATIMVPLFIAQGERIKIDTREGKYLGRE, from the coding sequence ATGATCTCTAGTAACGACTTTCGACCTGGTGTTTCAATTGTTTTAGATGGTTCGGTTTGGCGCGTGATAGATTTTCTTCATGTTAAGCCAGGCAAGGGTTCTGCCTTCGTGCGGACAACACTCAAAAACGTTCAAAGTGGGAAACAGTTAGAAAAAACTTTTCGAGCTGGAGAAAGCCTTCCCCAGGCTACTTTGGAAAAATTAACGATGCAACATACCTATAAAGAAGGCGATGAGTTTATCTTTATGGATATGGAAACTTATGAAGAAGGTAGATTAACTACACAGCAAATCGGCGATCGCGTCAAGTACCTTAAAGAAGGTATGGAAGTGAACGTGATTCGCTGGGGTGAACAGGTTCTAGAAGTAGAACTACCTAACTCTGTGGTTTTGGAAATTGTCGAAACAGATCCTGGTGTTAAGGGTGATACTGCAACCGGTGGTACTAAACCAGCGAAATTAGAAACTGGTGCAACTATCATGGTGCCTTTGTTTATTGCCCAAGGGGAGCGGATAAAGATTGATACCAGAGAAGGCAAGTATTTAGGCAGGGAATAA
- a CDS encoding type I glyceraldehyde-3-phosphate dehydrogenase, translating to MIRVAINGFGRIGRNFARCWVGRENSNIQLVGINDTSDPRTNAHLLRYDSMLGKLQGVDISADDNSITINGNTIKCVSDRNPDNLPWKEWGIDLIIESTGVFTSKEGAMRHVNAGAKKVLITAPGKNEDGTFVIGVNHLDYDHNIHNIISNASCTTNCLAPIAKVLDEKFGIIKGIMTTTHSYTGDQRLLDASHRDLRRARAAAINIVPTSTGAAKAVALVLPQLKGKLNGVALRVPTPNVSMVDFVVQTEKRTIAEEVNQALKEAAEGSLKGILGYSELELVSSDYQGTNESSIVDSHLTIVMGNDMVKVMAWYDNEWGYSQRVLDLAELVAQKWV from the coding sequence GTGATTAGAGTTGCAATTAACGGTTTTGGGCGCATTGGACGTAACTTTGCCCGCTGCTGGGTGGGTAGAGAAAATAGCAATATTCAATTGGTCGGTATTAATGACACTTCCGACCCTAGAACTAATGCTCACTTGCTTAGATATGACTCAATGCTAGGCAAGTTGCAAGGTGTAGATATTAGTGCTGATGATAATTCCATCACTATTAATGGTAATACAATTAAATGCGTATCTGATCGCAACCCAGATAACTTGCCCTGGAAAGAGTGGGGAATTGACCTGATTATCGAATCAACGGGTGTTTTTACCAGCAAAGAAGGGGCAATGAGGCACGTAAATGCCGGAGCTAAAAAGGTTCTGATTACAGCCCCTGGCAAAAATGAAGATGGTACTTTTGTGATCGGTGTAAACCATCTTGATTATGACCACAACATCCATAACATCATCAGTAATGCCAGTTGTACAACCAACTGTTTAGCTCCAATTGCTAAGGTATTAGATGAAAAATTTGGGATCATCAAGGGCATAATGACCACTACCCACAGCTACACAGGTGATCAGCGTTTATTAGACGCTTCCCACCGTGATTTGCGTCGGGCTAGAGCGGCTGCTATCAACATTGTCCCTACTTCCACTGGTGCAGCCAAAGCGGTAGCTTTGGTACTTCCCCAGTTGAAGGGTAAGCTAAATGGTGTCGCTTTGCGTGTACCAACTCCTAACGTTTCTATGGTGGATTTTGTAGTTCAGACTGAAAAACGGACTATTGCTGAAGAAGTTAACCAAGCTCTCAAAGAAGCGGCTGAAGGTTCTCTAAAAGGAATTTTAGGTTACAGCGAATTGGAACTTGTGTCTTCTGACTATCAAGGTACAAATGAATCTTCTATCGTTGATTCTCACTTAACTATCGTTATGGGCAATGACATGGTAAAAGTCATGGCATGGTATGACAATGAGTGGGGTTATAGCCAACGTGTTCTTGATTTGGCTGAATTAGTCGCCCAAAAATGGGTTTAA
- a CDS encoding aspartoacylase, whose translation MKPENKLSRVLIAGGTHGNEFTGVHLIKKFEQFPQLIHRSSFETLTLLANPQAFTAVIRYINKDLNRCFLRQNLENSKLSSYEDLRAREINHLFGQNGKTPVDFIVDLHSTTANMGITIIVDNDETFNLQLAAYLNYINPLIKVCSLGNSGRSYDSLRSLGKFGICIEVGSVPQGVLNAEFFFKTEAIIYTILDYLELYNQGKVPSFSNNLICYEYLEKIDYPRNEQGEIQAMIHPDLQFKDYEVLHPGDPMFLTFDGQIISYQGNSTVYPIFINEAAYYEKGTAMCFTKKRMITVE comes from the coding sequence ATGAAGCCTGAAAATAAACTGAGTCGAGTGTTGATTGCCGGTGGAACTCACGGGAATGAGTTCACTGGAGTACACTTGATCAAAAAGTTTGAGCAATTCCCTCAATTAATTCACAGATCCAGTTTTGAAACACTGACCCTATTGGCTAATCCTCAAGCCTTTACAGCAGTAATACGATACATAAACAAAGATTTAAATCGGTGCTTCCTGCGCCAAAATTTAGAAAATTCAAAACTTTCTAGTTATGAGGATTTACGAGCTAGAGAGATTAACCATCTTTTTGGACAAAATGGTAAAACTCCTGTTGATTTTATCGTTGATTTACATAGTACCACTGCTAATATGGGCATAACCATAATTGTAGATAATGATGAAACATTCAATTTGCAATTAGCCGCCTATCTTAATTATATTAATCCTTTAATCAAGGTTTGTAGTTTGGGAAACTCTGGTCGAAGTTATGATTCACTGCGATCCCTTGGCAAATTTGGAATTTGTATTGAGGTGGGATCTGTTCCTCAAGGTGTTTTAAATGCAGAGTTTTTTTTCAAAACTGAAGCCATAATATACACAATTTTAGATTATTTGGAACTGTACAACCAGGGAAAAGTTCCATCTTTTTCAAATAACCTAATCTGCTATGAATATCTAGAAAAAATTGATTATCCGAGAAACGAACAGGGAGAAATTCAAGCTATGATCCATCCTGATCTTCAGTTTAAAGATTATGAAGTTTTGCATCCCGGTGATCCTATGTTCTTAACATTTGATGGTCAAATAATTAGCTATCAAGGAAACTCTACTGTCTATCCCATCTTTATCAATGAAGCTGCTTATTACGAAAAAGGTACTGCTATGTGTTTTACCAAAAAACGAATGATTACTGTTGAGTAA